One genomic segment of Rhinolophus sinicus isolate RSC01 linkage group LG11, ASM3656204v1, whole genome shotgun sequence includes these proteins:
- the LOC109452494 gene encoding LOW QUALITY PROTEIN: kallikrein-4 (The sequence of the model RefSeq protein was modified relative to this genomic sequence to represent the inferred CDS: inserted 1 base in 1 codon) has translation MSPMSAGLCCIAAGRSSASQDPGARGGQPGYFASYGISLVVNREDLNPHSQPPQAALFEEDELSFAGVQVHPQWVLSAAHCFYGAFTIGLGLHSLEAHQEAGSRVRETSLNIKHPEYDNPAVVNDLMFIELKEPLLQPDPIQHLRIASQCLIPGNSCAVSGWGLLGGGELMSVGCLPSLRXFCAHPEGLTQSSAFQAACPKCSNARLSRGCLQHHLCPRLPPQHVLCWRTGWKGLLLCER, from the exons ATGAGCCCCATGAGCGCTGGACTTTGCTGTATT GCCGCAGGCAGGAGCTCAGCCAGCCAGGATCCAGGAGCGAGAGGTGGCCAGCCAG GATACTTCGCCTCTTACGGGATCAGCCTCGTGGTAAACCGCGAGGACCTCAACCCGCACTCGCAGCCCCCGCAGGCGGCGCTGTTCGAGGAAGACGAACTGAGCTTCGCAGGCGTCCAGGTGCATCCGCAGTGGGTCCTGTCAGCCGCACACTGTTTCTACGG CGCATTTACCATCGGGCTGGGCCTGCACAGCCTTGAGGCCCACCAAGAAGCAGGCAGCCGAGTGAGGGAGACCAGCCTCAACATAAAGCACCCGGAGTATGACAATCCTGCTGTGGTCAACGACCTCATGTTCATCGAGCTGAAAGAGCCGCTGCTCCAGCCTGACCCCATCCAGCACCTCAGGATCGCCTCCCAATGCTTGATCCCTGGAAATTCTTGCGCCGTGTCTGGCTGGGGTCTGTTGGGGGGTGGTGAGCTCATGAGTGTAGGTTGTCTGCCTTCTCTGA GGTTTTGTGCCCATCCCGAGGGGCTGACCCAGAGCTCTGCGTTCCAGGCAGCCTGCCCAAAATGCTCCAATGCGCGGCTATCTCGGGGGTGTCTGCAACACCACCTATGCCCCCGACTACCACCCCAGCATGTTCTGTGCTGGAGGACAGGATGGAAAGGACTCCTGCTTTGTGAGAGATGA